Within the Gordonia westfalica genome, the region CCATCGAATACGCGCGCAAAACAAGCGATCTGGGTTCTGGATTCCAATCCCAGGCCGCCGCGGGGTACCTGTCGGAGCTGATATCCGAACACCGACCCACCGAATTGCTGTCCACCCGACTCGACACCTTCGCCCGCTGGCCATCCTTCGCAACTGCGACAGACCTGCACGAGGCAGCCGGCGACGAGTGGCCCGACCTCGCCGACGACGTCCTCACCAAACTCGCCGACCGACCGCGCGAGCTGATCCTGTTCCTCCTGCGAACGCTCGGCAACGTGGAATCCGCTTGGCAGCAAGCCCATTCATCGAAGCTTGGCGACGAGGAGGTCTGGCTGGAGCTGGTCAACGCGTACGAGACGATCGATCCGGTCGCCGTGCTCGGTCCGCTGCAGAGCATCGTCGAGAAACGACTGGCGACCGCCCACCCGCACAACTACCGCCAGGCCACCCGGGTACTCACCCGCATGCGGCGCATCGCCGCAGGCACCACAGCTGCGAACACCGTGAGCGAACTGATCGACCGTCTACGCACGGAGAACCGTAACCGTCCGCGACTGCAGGCCGAGTTCGACCAGGCGGGATTGAAGTGAAATGACATGAACTCACGCAAACCCACCCTTTTTCGGCAAACGCACCCCCTGATCAGGGGGTGCGTTTGCCGAAAAAGGGTGGGTTTGCGGAGCGGGTCAGACCGGGGTGCTCTCCTTGGCCGCCTCCGCCTTGGCCCAGCGGTAGTCGGCCTTGCCGGCCGGCGTGCGCTTGACCTCGTCGACGAAGACCACGGTGCGCGGGACCTTGTAGCGGGCGAGGGTTTCGCGGCAGTGATCCTGGATCGCCTCGAGCGACGGTTCTTCGGCACCCTCCGCGAGCGCGATCACCGCGGCGACCCGCTGGCCGTACTTCTCGTCGGGAACCGGGACCACGAGCGCGTCGGCGATCGCCGGATGCGCGTGCAGCGTGGCCTCGACCTCTTCGGCGTAGACCTTCTCGCCACCGGTGTTGATGCACTGCGAGCCGCGGCCGAGGAAGACGATCGAGCCGTCGGCCTCGACGGTTCCCATGTCCCCCAGGATCGAGATCCGGGTGCCATCCGGCAGTGTCGGGAAGGTCTTCGCGGTCTTCTCGTCGTCCTTGTAGTAGCCGAGGGGCACGTTGCCGATGCGCGCGATGTACCCGACGTCGCCCGACCCCGGCTCGATCTTGTTGAGCCGCTCGTCGACGACCATCATGCGATCGGTCGGCGGCACCTTCAGGTTGCCGTTGTCGTCCATCATGATCTCGCCGTCGTTGCCCGACTCCGACGCACCGAAGTTGTCGCGCAGCACCAGATCCGGCTTCACGGCGAGCATGCGGTCGCGCACGTGCTGCGACCAGATGGCGCCACCGGAGGTGATGGAGAACATCGACGACAGGTCCACGTCGTCCTTGCGCTTCTCCAGTTCTTCCACGAGCGGCATGCCCATGGCGTCACCCACGATGAGGACGATGTTGACCTTCTCCTTCTCGACCTCGGTGACGATGGCCGCCGGGTCGAAGTCGCGCTGGATGACCAGGCGACCGCCGAGGGTGAAGAACGTGAACAGCGAGTACGACGCCGCACCGTGCATGAGCGGGGCCGCCAGCAGGAAGGCGATGGACGGGAAATCCTTGACCGCCGTGCCGATCTCCTCCAGGTCCTTGCGGGGATCACCGTAGGGATTGCCACCGGAGAGCGGCTTGCGGAAGAAGTCGTCGTGCTGCCACATGACCCCCTTGGGGTAGCCCGTGGTGCCACCGGTGTAGAGCAGGTACAGCTCTTCGCCGTTGCGCGGTTCGAAGTCACGGTTGTCCGGCTTGGACTCCGCGTCGGCGAAGGACACGATCTCCACCGTGCGGCCGTCGGGCAGGTCGGCGGCGGCCGCGGTCAGTTCGTCGAGAACGTCACCGATCACGAACACCGTTCGGACAGTCGGGGTCTCCGCGAGCAGCGCGGCGACGCTGCGCTGATGTTCGGGGAGTTCGACGACGATCGCACGCGAATCGGAGTTGTCGAAGATGTACTGGAGTTCGGCGTTGGTGTACCGGTAGTTGATGTTGACCGGCACGGCGCGGACCTTCAGCAGACCGAGCAGGCTGGTGACGTGCTCGACGCTGTTCTTGAGGAACAGGGCCACATTGTCGAAGGCGCCGATCCCGGCGCCCGCGAACAGGTGTGCCACCTGGTTGGAGAGCCGGTCGAGTTCGCCGTAGCTGATCTGGCGACCCTGGTAGCTGAGCGCGATCCGCTCGGGCACCGAATCGGCGACCGTCTCGAAGACATCGGCGAGGTTGAACTTCATCGTGCGCGCTCCTTGTTGCGGAAGTAGTCGTGATTCGGTGCTCGGATCGGCGCTCATGCGGTCAGCACCAATCCACTTGTGGGGACTCCGGTTCCGGCGGTGACGACGACCTTCTCGGCACCGTGGACCTGATTGACCGAGGTGCCCCGGAGCTGGCGGACGGCTTCGGCGATGCCGTTCATGCCGTGGATGTAGGCCTCGCCGAGCTGGCCGCCGTGGGTGTTGAGCGGCAGCCGGCCACCCACCTCCAGGGCCCCGGGCTCCCGAACGAGGTCCTTGGCCTCACCGCGTCCGCAGAAGCCCAGCTCTTCGAGCTGGAGCAGCGTGTACGGCGTGAAGTGGTCGTAGAGGACGGCCATGTCCATGTCCTCGGGACGGAGGCCGGACTGCGACCAGAGCTGGCGTCCGACGAGACCCATCTCGGGCAACGACGCCAGCTCGTCGCGGTAGTAACTGGTCATGATGTATTGGTCCGCCGCGGAGCCGGCCGCCGCCGCGGAGATCACGGCGGGCCGGTTCGGCAGATCCTTGGCACGCTCGGCCGACACGATCACCAGTGCGACACCGCCATCGGACTCCTGGCAGCAGTCGAGCAGATGCAACGGCTCGGCGATGTACCGCGAGTTCTGATGATCCTCGAGAGTGATCGGCTTCTCGTAGAAGAAGGCGTCGGGATTGACCGCGGCGTGTTTGCGGTCGACGACCGCGATCCGGCCGAAATCCGCACTGGTGGCGCCGTAGTCGTGCATGTATCGCTGGGCGATCATCGCGACGAACGCGGCCGGCGTCGACAAGCCGTGCGGGTAGCTGAACGCGTTCTCGGTGCCCGAGGAGTTCTCCTGGTTCGCGACCGCCGAATTCACCTGTCCGAAGCGCAGTCCCGATCGTTCGTTGAACGCGCGGTAGGCGACGACGACGTCGGCGACCCCGGTCGCCACCGCCATCGCGGCCTGCTGCACGGTCGCACACGCGGCACCGCCTCCGTAGTGGATCCGCGAGAAGTAGGTCAGCTCAGGGATTCCGACGGCCCGGGCCACCGAGATCTCGCTGTTGGTGTCCATGGTGAACGTGACGAGGCCGTCGACGTCGGACGGGGTGAGACCCGCGTCGGCGATCGCCGCCGACACCGCCTCGGCCGCGAGCCTCAGCTCGCTGCGACCGGAATCCTTGGAGAACTCGGTGGCCCCGATCCCGGCGATCGCCGCCTGTCCGGACAGCCCGCCCATCAGCGTCCCTCTCCCTGCGTCGCATCCGAGGCACCCTCACCGACGGTGAGGGTCACGGTCGAGATGACATGTTTGCCCAGTGAATTGGTTCCCGTGACAGCGACCGTCAGCACGCCGTCGTCGGCCACCTCGGTGACCTCACCGGTGAAGGTGACCGAATCGTAGGCGTACCACGGCACACCGAGTTTCAGTGCGATCGACCGGATTCGGGCGGTGGGACCGGCCCAGTCGGTGACGAACCGTTCCACCAGACCGGTGTCGGTCAGGATGTTGACGAAGATGTCCTTCGACCCCTTTGCCTGCGCCAGGTCGCGGTCGTGGTGCACGTCCTGGAAGTCGCGGGTGGCGACCGCCGTCGCGACGACGAAGGTCGGGGTCGCGTCGATGACCAAGGGCGGCAATGTGGTTCCGACGCTGATCGCCGGAGAGGCAACGCTGGTCACGATTCTCCTTCTCGATTCGCCGGTTCCCACGCGTACAGGGTCCACGCCGGCGTCCCCGCCTCGTCACGCGCGGGAAAGTCCAGGAAGGTCACCCGCACGGGCATCCCGATCTCGACCTCCTCCGGTGCGACGCCCCGCAGTTCACCCAGCATCCGCACGCCTTCGTCGAGCTCCACGAGCGCGACGACGAACGGCAGTTGCCGCCCGGGGACCTTCGGCGCCCGGTGGACCACATAGCTGTAGACGGTCCCGGCGCCCGACGCCACGATGTAATCGGTGACCGGCACCGACCCGTCGGCCTCACGCGGCTTCCAGGTCGCCGGCACCGGCGGATGGCGCAGAGCGCCCTCACCGTCTCGCTGGATGCGCAGTTCATGTGCGGCCACACCCTCCCAGAAGAAGGCCGTGTCACGCGAGACGCTCGGCTTGAGCAGCTTCGCCGGGTCGAGATCATCAGGTGCCGACGAAACCGGTTCGGGTGCAGAGTTCTTTGCGGCCGGACGGAACTTCAGGATG harbors:
- a CDS encoding lipid-transfer protein, with product MGGLSGQAAIAGIGATEFSKDSGRSELRLAAEAVSAAIADAGLTPSDVDGLVTFTMDTNSEISVARAVGIPELTYFSRIHYGGGAACATVQQAAMAVATGVADVVVAYRAFNERSGLRFGQVNSAVANQENSSGTENAFSYPHGLSTPAAFVAMIAQRYMHDYGATSADFGRIAVVDRKHAAVNPDAFFYEKPITLEDHQNSRYIAEPLHLLDCCQESDGGVALVIVSAERAKDLPNRPAVISAAAAGSAADQYIMTSYYRDELASLPEMGLVGRQLWSQSGLRPEDMDMAVLYDHFTPYTLLQLEELGFCGRGEAKDLVREPGALEVGGRLPLNTHGGQLGEAYIHGMNGIAEAVRQLRGTSVNQVHGAEKVVVTAGTGVPTSGLVLTA
- a CDS encoding acyl-CoA synthetase, with the translated sequence MKFNLADVFETVADSVPERIALSYQGRQISYGELDRLSNQVAHLFAGAGIGAFDNVALFLKNSVEHVTSLLGLLKVRAVPVNINYRYTNAELQYIFDNSDSRAIVVELPEHQRSVAALLAETPTVRTVFVIGDVLDELTAAAADLPDGRTVEIVSFADAESKPDNRDFEPRNGEELYLLYTGGTTGYPKGVMWQHDDFFRKPLSGGNPYGDPRKDLEEIGTAVKDFPSIAFLLAAPLMHGAASYSLFTFFTLGGRLVIQRDFDPAAIVTEVEKEKVNIVLIVGDAMGMPLVEELEKRKDDVDLSSMFSITSGGAIWSQHVRDRMLAVKPDLVLRDNFGASESGNDGEIMMDDNGNLKVPPTDRMMVVDERLNKIEPGSGDVGYIARIGNVPLGYYKDDEKTAKTFPTLPDGTRISILGDMGTVEADGSIVFLGRGSQCINTGGEKVYAEEVEATLHAHPAIADALVVPVPDEKYGQRVAAVIALAEGAEEPSLEAIQDHCRETLARYKVPRTVVFVDEVKRTPAGKADYRWAKAEAAKESTPV
- a CDS encoding MaoC family dehydratase, which translates into the protein MTSVASPAISVGTTLPPLVIDATPTFVVATAVATRDFQDVHHDRDLAQAKGSKDIFVNILTDTGLVERFVTDWAGPTARIRSIALKLGVPWYAYDSVTFTGEVTEVADDGVLTVAVTGTNSLGKHVISTVTLTVGEGASDATQGEGR